A genomic window from Silene latifolia isolate original U9 population chromosome Y, ASM4854445v1, whole genome shotgun sequence includes:
- the LOC141628178 gene encoding uncharacterized protein LOC141628178 has protein sequence MANPKGIPISSITETTPKTELIKKRVIRMWLRKSDKNPTVVQGVELILADQNGDTIQATIKKSLVKIFLEVLNEGDTYKIRKFNTSSNRLGYDMATFHLCKIWFEYSTRVIPVLIPDIPNFVLTFYTFKDFAMGAMPDKLYVVFGEYVEQMTKIEEAFKNKNKPTLVLMYIKRSVYNGEVSISTTWGASQILVNPDMFEVLQFNQSFLPAEVEQSLFGVSENAAHHPPILASANIKSLDEIQTLTQAGSYVTMATFVELATSGIFTLVPPPDFRPLIEKEFIVKIRVTKEFNIEQKSTSYGVICLSDDPTTISKWKNIHAASKEKSMSTIFF, from the exons ATGGCAAATCCTAAAGGTATTCCAATCTCAAGCATCACGGAGACTACGCCAAAGACTGAGTTAATCAAGAAGCGTGTCATTCGTATGTGGCTGAGAAAGTCGGACAAGAATCCAACAGTCGTTCAAGGGGTGGAACTCATCCTTGCTGACCAGAAT GGAGATACCATACAAGCAACAATCAAAAAGAGTTTGGTGAAAATTTTCCTGGAAGTGCTCAATGAAGGTGACACATACAAGATAAGGAAATTTAATACTTCATCCAACAGACTCGGCTACGACATGGCAACCTTTCATCTATGCAAGATCTGGTTCGAGTATAGTACCAGGGTCATACCAGTACTAATTCCAGACATTCCTAATTTTGTTCTAACTTTTTACACATTCAAGGACTTTGCTATGGGCGCAATGCCGGATAAACTCTATGTTG TTTTTGGTGAATACGTCGAACAAATGACAAAAATTGAAGAAGCATTCAAGAATAAAAACAAACCAACTTTGGTTTTGATGTACATCAAGAGATCTGTCTATAATG GGGAAGTGAGCATTTCCACAACATGGGGAGCAAGTCAAATTTTAGTCAACCCCGATATGTTTGAAGTTCTTCAATTCAACCAAAG TTTCCTACCTGCTGAAGTGGAGCAAAGTCTCTTTGGTGTTTCAGAAAATGCAgctcatcatcctcccattctcGCAAGTGCAAACATTAAGTCATTAGACGAAATTCAGACTTTGACTCAAGCAGGTTCATATGTGACTATGGCTACATTTGTTGAATTGGCTACATCTGGT ATTTTCACCCTTGTGCCACCACCTGACTTTAGACCTCTTATTGAGAAGGAATTTATTGtcaaaattagggttactaaagaGTTTAACATTGAGCAGAAATCCACCTCTTACGGTGTCATATGCTTATCTGATGATCCTACAACAATATCTAAGTGGAAAAACATACATGCTGCATCAAAA GAAAAATCAATgtcaacaatttttttttga